AGGATTGAACCCATACTATGTCCTAACATAAAGTATGGAACATCCGGATATTTCTTTGTAGTCTTTGTTCGAAGCATATGCATGTCTGCAAGCAGACACGCATTGCCATATTCTTTTTGAAAATATCCATATTCTAGCTTACTCTGAACAGATTTACCATGTCCTAGATGATCGTTACCAACTACATAAATACCTTGTTCACTTAAAAACTGGGCGAATTCATCATAGCGATCTACATATTCTATCATTCCATGACAAATCTGCAGTACTGCTTTTATTTCCCCTTCTGGTTTCCATTCAATTGTATGGATTTCAGTATTACCATCTTTTGATGGAAAATAAAATTCATCTTTCATGTTAACCTCTACCTGTCATCTAATTTAATATAATCTCGATATGGTGCAAGCGGTTTGTATGCCGGTCGAATAATTTTATCTACATTCTTCAGCTCTTCGAGACGATGTGCACTCCATCCAACGATACGTGCAGCTGCAAAAATTGGTGTATATAATGCTGGTGGAAGATCTAACATGCTATATACCAGGCCACTGTAAAAATCAACGTTGGCATTAACACCCTTATACATCTTACGTTTTTGTGCAATTACTTCCGGTGCCATCTTCTCTACTTTCTCGTATAATGCATACTCTTTCTCGCAGCCTTTTTCAATTGCAAGCTCTTTTACAAACTTCTTAAATATCTCAGCACGTGGGTCTGATACAGAATAAATCGCATGTCCCATTCCATAAATCAGTCCTTTGCGGTCAAATACTTCTTTATTCAGCAGCGCTTCCAGATAACCTCTGACCTCATCATCATCTGTCCAATCTTTCACACAGAACTTCATATCTTCAAACATCTGCGTTACCTTAATATTCGCACCGCCATGCTTTGGTCCTTTTAAAGAAGCCATTGCTGCAGAAATAGTAGAATATGTATCTGTTCCCGAAGAAGTAACCACATGGGTTGTAAACGTTGAGTTGTTACCACCGCCATGGTCCATATGCAGAACCAGGGCCATATCCAGAATCTCTGCTTCCAGTGCGGTATACTGTCGATTTTCACGAAGCATCATCAAAATATTCTCTGCCGTTGATAATGACGGATCTGGTGCATAAATATATAAATCCTGACCTCTTCGATAGTTATACGCATGATACCCATATACCATCAACATCGGAAACTGAGCAATCAAATTCAGGCACTGACGTAAAACATTAGGAATATCTGTATCGTCTGCCTTCACATCATAAGAATATAATTGTAAAATACAGCGTGAAATATTATTCATCATATCTCTGCTCGGTGCTTTCATAATTACATCTCGAACAAAGTTCGGCGGAAGCATCCTGCGCTGTGCTAACATCTGCTGAAAATCTTTTAATTCTGTCACATTCGGCAATTCACCAAAAAGGAGCAAATATGCGGTCTCTTCAAATCCTGAATGCTTGGCATCCAAAAATCCTTTTACCAAATCTTTGATGTTATATCCGCGATAATAGAGATTACCTGCACACGGCACTTCTTCTCCGTCCACAATCTTCTTTGCACAAACATCTGATATATTTGTCAGTCCTGCTAATACACCTTTACCATTCAAGTCACGCAATCCACGTTTTACCTCATACTTTTCATATAAGTCTCTGTCGATTGCATTATTCTCCTCACACTTACGTGCTAATTGCTGGATTGCAGGAGTGTTGTTAAATAAAATGTCGTCTACATCTCTCATTGTTGCTCCTCCTTCACGTCGTATTCATTTCATTATACTAAAACTTTACCTATTATACAATGAATTGTATATTAAATTTTACACTAACAGGTTATAAAGTTTTTATATTTATTGCTCTGCACTCGATAAAATATTACTCAATCTTGCGAATTCCTCTAGAGTCAAAGCTTCACCTCGCACACTTGCTCCCTTACCAAGAGTTTCAATTGCAGCTTCAATTTCTTCTTTGCTAAATTGAATTTCGGGTGAGTTTTTCAAACCATTCACAAGCGTTTTTCGCCTCTGATTAAATGAGGCACGAATAATCCGGAACATCAATTTTTCATCTGCAACCTGTACCGGTGGTTCCTCATATCTCTCAAGACGGATTACCGCAGACCCGACTTTCGGACGAGGCATAAAACAGTTTGGCGGTACATTTGCCACTATATATGGTTTTGCGTAATACTGTACTGCAAGTGACAATGCTCCATAATCTTTTGTTCCCGGTCCGACCTGCATACGGTCTGCTACTTCCTTCTGTACCATAACCGTAATGCTCTTCAGGGGAACATGATTCTCAAATAATCCCATAATAATCGGTGTTGTAATATAATATGGCAGGTTCGCTACCACTTTGATCGGCTTTCCGTCATTTTCCTCTTCTGCTAATTTTGCAAGATTCACCTTTAAAACATCCTGGTTTATAATCTGAACATTGTCATATTCTGACAATGTATCTTCCAGAATCGGAATCAATGTCTTATCAATCTCTACTGCAACTACTTTCCCCGCTGCACATGCCAGATACTGTGTCATAGTCCCAATCCCTGGTCCAATCTCTAATACCATATCATCCTTTGTAATTTCTGCCGAAGCAATAATTTTATCTAATACGTGTGTATCAATCAAAAAATTCTGTCCAAATTTCTTCTGAAATGAAAAATTATATTTTTGTAATACAGCAATTGTATTTTGCGGATTCCCTAATGTAGGTTCTTTCATCAAATTTCTCCTCTTTTATATCCCCTGCTCTATACATCTAAGTTCTCACAGGATTTACTTTTATCTATCTAAGCCATAAAATTTTCTTGCATTCTCTTCTGTCACAGCAATCACTTCTTCCGTAGTAGTTCCTTTCAACTGTGCAATTGTCTGTGCCACATAAATCAGATTCGAAGATGCATTTCTCTTTCCACGATTCGGTTCCGGTGCAAGATATGGACAATCTGTTTCCAAAACAATATGCGACAATGGTACTGCTTTTACAACTTCCTTTAATTTTTTTGCATTCTTAAATGTCACAACGCCGCCAATACCTAACAGATAACCCATTTTGACATATTCTTCTGCCATCTCTTTTGAATACGAATAGCAATGAATAATCGCCTTCATATCAGCTGCATGTTCTTTCATAATCTCCATTGTATCCTG
This Ruminococcus hominis DNA region includes the following protein-coding sequences:
- a CDS encoding citrate/2-methylcitrate synthase, whose amino-acid sequence is MRDVDDILFNNTPAIQQLARKCEENNAIDRDLYEKYEVKRGLRDLNGKGVLAGLTNISDVCAKKIVDGEEVPCAGNLYYRGYNIKDLVKGFLDAKHSGFEETAYLLLFGELPNVTELKDFQQMLAQRRMLPPNFVRDVIMKAPSRDMMNNISRCILQLYSYDVKADDTDIPNVLRQCLNLIAQFPMLMVYGYHAYNYRRGQDLYIYAPDPSLSTAENILMMLRENRQYTALEAEILDMALVLHMDHGGGNNSTFTTHVVTSSGTDTYSTISAAMASLKGPKHGGANIKVTQMFEDMKFCVKDWTDDDEVRGYLEALLNKEVFDRKGLIYGMGHAIYSVSDPRAEIFKKFVKELAIEKGCEKEYALYEKVEKMAPEVIAQKRKMYKGVNANVDFYSGLVYSMLDLPPALYTPIFAAARIVGWSAHRLEELKNVDKIIRPAYKPLAPYRDYIKLDDR
- the rsmA gene encoding 16S rRNA (adenine(1518)-N(6)/adenine(1519)-N(6))-dimethyltransferase RsmA: MKEPTLGNPQNTIAVLQKYNFSFQKKFGQNFLIDTHVLDKIIASAEITKDDMVLEIGPGIGTMTQYLACAAGKVVAVEIDKTLIPILEDTLSEYDNVQIINQDVLKVNLAKLAEEENDGKPIKVVANLPYYITTPIIMGLFENHVPLKSITVMVQKEVADRMQVGPGTKDYGALSLAVQYYAKPYIVANVPPNCFMPRPKVGSAVIRLERYEEPPVQVADEKLMFRIIRASFNQRRKTLVNGLKNSPEIQFSKEEIEAAIETLGKGASVRGEALTLEEFARLSNILSSAEQ